A genomic segment from Streptosporangium roseum DSM 43021 encodes:
- the cimA gene encoding citramalate synthase: MPDDRFHVYDTTLRDGAQQEGLNLTVVDKLAIARHLDGLGVGFIEGGWPGANPKDTEFFRRAQTELDLKHAQLAAFGATRRAGVKAADDPLVAALRESGAPVVTLVAKSHDRHVELALRTTLQENLAMIRDTVSHLRAEGQRVFLDAEHFFDGYASNPAYALEVLRTAAEAGASVIALCDTNGGMLPDELAEVVHAAVQTSARVGIHCHDDTGCAVANTLAAVKAGATHVQGCANGYGERSGNANLFTVVANLQLKRGFDLVPREALADMTRIAHAITEVTNVTPNSHAPYVGVSAFAHKAGLHASAIKVDPNLYQHIDPARVGNDMRMLVSDMAGRASVELKGRELGYELSPEISRELVNRVKDMESKGYTFEAADASFELLLRDTVAGERRRHFEVESWRVIVERTRGGELVSEATVKLHAKGERIVATGEGNGPVNALDRAVRLGLERLYPELAEVELTDFKVRILEGTHGTDAITRVLITSSDATGEWATVGVDENIIEASWQALEQAVTYGLVRAGHVAD; the protein is encoded by the coding sequence ATGCCCGACGACCGCTTCCATGTGTACGACACCACGCTCCGTGACGGTGCCCAGCAGGAGGGCCTCAACCTCACGGTGGTCGACAAGCTGGCCATCGCGCGCCACCTGGACGGCCTCGGCGTCGGGTTCATCGAGGGCGGCTGGCCCGGTGCGAACCCGAAGGACACAGAGTTCTTCAGGCGGGCTCAAACAGAGCTCGACCTGAAGCACGCGCAGCTCGCCGCGTTCGGCGCGACCCGCCGAGCCGGTGTGAAGGCAGCCGACGACCCGTTGGTGGCCGCCCTGCGCGAATCCGGCGCGCCGGTCGTGACCCTTGTCGCCAAGAGTCACGACCGGCACGTGGAGCTGGCCCTCCGCACGACTCTCCAGGAGAACCTCGCGATGATCCGCGACACGGTCTCCCACCTCCGTGCGGAGGGACAGCGGGTCTTCCTCGACGCCGAGCACTTCTTCGACGGCTACGCCTCCAACCCAGCCTACGCGCTGGAGGTCCTGCGCACCGCCGCCGAGGCCGGAGCCTCGGTCATCGCCCTGTGCGACACCAACGGCGGCATGCTCCCCGACGAGCTCGCCGAGGTCGTGCACGCGGCCGTGCAGACCTCCGCCCGGGTCGGCATCCACTGCCACGACGACACCGGCTGCGCGGTGGCCAACACCCTGGCCGCGGTGAAGGCGGGCGCCACCCACGTGCAGGGCTGCGCCAACGGGTACGGCGAGCGGTCCGGCAACGCCAACCTCTTCACCGTCGTGGCCAACCTCCAGCTCAAGCGGGGCTTCGACCTCGTCCCGCGGGAGGCGCTGGCCGACATGACCCGGATCGCCCACGCGATCACCGAGGTCACCAACGTCACCCCGAACTCCCACGCCCCCTATGTGGGCGTCTCCGCCTTCGCGCACAAGGCCGGGCTGCACGCCAGCGCCATCAAGGTGGACCCCAACCTCTACCAGCACATCGACCCGGCGCGGGTCGGCAACGACATGCGCATGCTCGTCTCCGACATGGCCGGTCGCGCCTCCGTCGAGCTCAAGGGCCGCGAGCTGGGCTACGAGCTGTCGCCGGAGATCTCGCGCGAGCTGGTCAACCGGGTCAAGGACATGGAGTCCAAGGGCTACACCTTCGAGGCCGCCGACGCCTCCTTCGAGCTGCTGCTCCGCGACACCGTGGCGGGCGAGCGCAGGCGCCACTTCGAGGTGGAGTCCTGGCGGGTGATCGTCGAGCGGACCCGCGGCGGCGAGCTGGTCAGCGAGGCCACGGTCAAGCTGCACGCCAAGGGCGAGCGCATCGTCGCCACCGGCGAGGGCAACGGCCCGGTCAACGCCCTGGACAGGGCCGTCAGGCTGGGGCTGGAGAGGCTCTACCCCGAGCTGGCGGAGGTCGAGCTGACCGACTTCAAGGTGCGGATCCTGGAGGGCACCCACGGCACCGACGCCATCACGCGCGTCCTCATCACCTCCAGCGACGCGACCGGCGAGTGGGCCACCGTCGGCGTCGACGAGAACATCATCGAGGCCTCCTGGCAGGCCCTTGAGCAGGCCGTCACCTATGGCCTGGTCCGGGCGGGCCACGTCGCCGACTGA
- a CDS encoding TetR/AcrR family transcriptional regulator, which translates to MSADESPLPSVWTRPRRQRREQPALSREQIVSEALKLLDGEGIDALSMRRLGGRLGAVATAIYWHVANKDELIELVVDEVYSEMRVPDVEDPADWRAAAVGCARSMRSVILRHPWMVSVLDEVGLAYLGPNMMRQSDRMLAVFEAAGFALREADQAVQTVAAYVLGTATSEAAMLTKLAGGARSERDVVEDLWPAAEAAALAYPRLRELYATYRGEDPEKNREETFAYGLERVLDGLQARLGPAGGSAG; encoded by the coding sequence ATGTCAGCCGACGAATCGCCGCTCCCCTCGGTGTGGACCCGGCCGCGCAGGCAACGGCGCGAACAGCCGGCGCTGAGCCGGGAGCAGATCGTGTCCGAGGCCCTCAAGCTGCTCGACGGCGAGGGGATCGACGCCCTGAGCATGCGGCGCCTCGGTGGCCGGCTGGGCGCCGTGGCCACCGCGATCTACTGGCACGTGGCCAACAAGGACGAGCTGATCGAACTGGTCGTGGACGAGGTCTACAGCGAAATGCGGGTGCCGGACGTCGAAGATCCGGCCGACTGGCGGGCGGCCGCCGTCGGCTGCGCCCGCAGCATGCGGTCGGTGATCCTCCGCCATCCCTGGATGGTCTCCGTGCTCGACGAGGTGGGGCTGGCCTACCTGGGGCCGAACATGATGCGGCAGTCCGACCGCATGCTCGCCGTGTTCGAGGCGGCGGGCTTCGCGCTGAGAGAGGCCGACCAGGCCGTGCAGACGGTTGCCGCGTACGTCCTGGGGACGGCGACCAGCGAAGCCGCGATGCTCACGAAGCTCGCCGGTGGCGCCCGGAGCGAGCGGGACGTGGTGGAGGACCTGTGGCCGGCCGCCGAGGCGGCCGCGCTGGCGTATCCGAGGCTGCGGGAGCTGTACGCGACCTACCGGGGCGAGGACCCGGAGAAGAACCGGGAGGAGACCTTCGCCTACGGGCTCGAGCGAGTCCTCGACGGCCTCCAGGCCCGCCTCGGCCCGGCGGGCGGTTCCGCCGGCTGA
- a CDS encoding C40 family peptidase produces the protein MEGTILSGKIYPRVLTLLVAGTTVFATPSLAQADTPAPAPSPAPSPEATTLTGPKLKEILAEQAPKPAWKKALKWAMAQRGTPYVWGGTGRGGFDCSGLMLRAYGAAGIKLPRVAADQYRAFSKKIAWKNLKPGDLVFFHGLGHVGMISKPGYMVHAPQSGDVVKEEKLNAWRRSSFVGGVRPDPAGVKLSVEQAKRAAEPAPTMLEATA, from the coding sequence ATGGAAGGAACCATCCTGTCCGGCAAGATTTACCCCCGCGTCCTGACCCTTCTCGTCGCCGGCACCACCGTGTTCGCGACCCCGTCCCTCGCGCAGGCCGACACTCCCGCCCCCGCCCCCTCCCCCGCCCCCTCGCCTGAGGCCACGACGCTCACCGGCCCCAAGCTCAAGGAGATCCTCGCCGAGCAGGCCCCCAAGCCCGCTTGGAAGAAGGCCCTGAAGTGGGCCATGGCCCAGCGCGGCACCCCGTACGTCTGGGGCGGCACCGGCCGCGGCGGCTTCGACTGCTCCGGCCTGATGCTCCGCGCCTACGGCGCCGCCGGGATCAAGCTGCCCCGCGTCGCCGCCGACCAGTACCGCGCGTTCTCCAAGAAGATCGCCTGGAAGAACCTCAAGCCCGGCGACCTGGTCTTCTTCCACGGCCTCGGCCATGTCGGCATGATCAGCAAGCCCGGCTACATGGTGCACGCCCCGCAGAGCGGCGACGTGGTCAAGGAGGAGAAGCTCAACGCCTGGCGCCGCAGCAGCTTCGTCGGCGGCGTCCGCCCCGACCCCGCGGGCGTCAAGCTCTCCGTCGAGCAGGCCAAGCGCGCGGCCGAACCCGCCCCCACGATGCTCGAGGCCACCGCCTGA
- a CDS encoding cysteine hydrolase family protein: MKRALIVIDVQNEYFTGALPITHPPREESLANILTAMDTAREHGVPVIVVRHSAPAESPLFATGGHSWELHEEVARRPYDHLMDKTMASSFARTDLAGWLDAQGVDTLTVAGYMTQNCDESTARDAFHRGMAVEFLSDATGTLALSNRAGSVTAEELHHNVLVVMDSNFASVATTAEWAGAVRSGEPLPRPNIWASTRGRA; the protein is encoded by the coding sequence ATGAAACGAGCACTGATCGTCATCGACGTCCAGAACGAGTACTTCACCGGTGCCCTGCCCATCACCCATCCCCCGCGCGAGGAGAGCCTGGCCAACATCCTCACCGCCATGGACACCGCGCGCGAGCACGGCGTCCCGGTGATCGTGGTCAGGCACTCCGCGCCCGCCGAGTCCCCGCTGTTCGCCACCGGCGGCCACTCCTGGGAGCTGCACGAGGAGGTGGCGCGCAGGCCGTACGACCACCTGATGGACAAGACGATGGCCTCGTCCTTCGCCAGGACCGATCTGGCCGGGTGGCTGGACGCCCAGGGGGTCGACACGCTGACCGTCGCCGGATACATGACCCAGAACTGCGACGAATCGACCGCCCGCGACGCCTTCCACCGGGGCATGGCCGTGGAGTTCCTGTCGGACGCGACCGGCACGCTCGCCCTGTCGAACCGGGCGGGCAGCGTGACGGCCGAGGAACTGCACCACAACGTGCTGGTGGTGATGGACTCCAACTTCGCCTCGGTGGCCACCACCGCCGAGTGGGCCGGCGCCGTCAGGTCCGGCGAGCCCCTGCCGCGCCCGAACATCTGGGCCAGCACCCGGGGACGCGCCTGA
- a CDS encoding helix-turn-helix domain-containing protein produces MGFTTVAVVLFDEIPLFEASVPIAVFGERRGGLPEFDVRAVAAEGGPVRTDAGIALAAPYGLDAVDEADLVIVPTWRRPLGRPPAREALEALRRAHERGATVVGLCLGTFVLAAAGLLDGRTATTHWRYAPLLASAYPRIQVEPDVLYVDGGDILTSAGSAGGIDLCLHLIRRTYGSQMANDIARSLVVPPHRAGGQAQYIDHPVPAPADGDPLGETLDWALRHLDRELTVDALSARALMSRRTFDRRFRQVTGTTPTQWLLHQRVLHAQRLLETTREPVERVARSAGFASAVALRPHFRRQVGVSPTTYRETFGGPGAPDLPAERRAVPELA; encoded by the coding sequence ATGGGGTTCACGACGGTCGCGGTGGTGCTGTTCGACGAGATCCCGCTGTTCGAGGCCTCGGTGCCGATCGCGGTCTTCGGGGAGCGGCGGGGCGGCCTGCCGGAGTTCGACGTGCGCGCGGTCGCCGCCGAGGGCGGCCCGGTCCGCACGGACGCCGGCATCGCCCTCGCCGCGCCGTACGGCCTGGACGCCGTGGACGAGGCGGACCTGGTGATCGTGCCGACCTGGCGGCGGCCGCTCGGCCGCCCGCCGGCGCGCGAGGCGCTGGAGGCGCTGCGCCGGGCCCACGAGCGCGGGGCGACGGTGGTCGGCCTCTGCCTCGGCACGTTCGTCCTCGCCGCCGCCGGCCTGCTGGACGGGCGCACGGCCACGACGCACTGGCGCTACGCCCCGCTGCTCGCCTCGGCGTACCCGCGGATCCAGGTCGAACCCGATGTGCTCTACGTGGACGGGGGCGACATCCTGACCTCCGCGGGGAGCGCCGGCGGCATCGACCTCTGCCTGCACCTCATCCGCCGGACGTACGGCTCGCAGATGGCCAACGACATCGCCAGGAGCCTGGTGGTGCCGCCGCACCGGGCCGGCGGCCAGGCGCAGTACATCGACCACCCGGTGCCGGCCCCCGCCGACGGCGACCCCCTCGGCGAGACCCTCGACTGGGCCCTGCGCCATCTGGACCGGGAGCTCACCGTGGACGCCCTGTCCGCCCGCGCCCTGATGAGCCGCCGCACCTTCGACCGGCGCTTCCGTCAGGTCACCGGCACCACGCCCACCCAGTGGCTGCTCCACCAGCGGGTCCTGCACGCCCAGCGGCTGCTGGAGACGACCCGGGAGCCGGTCGAGCGGGTGGCCCGCAGCGCCGGCTTCGCCTCGGCGGTGGCCCTGCGGCCCCATTTCCGCCGCCAGGTCGGGGTCTCCCCCACCACCTACCGGGAGACCTTCGGCGGACCCGGCGCGCCGGATCTCCCCGCGGAGCGGCGGGCCGTCCCCGAACTGGCCTGA
- a CDS encoding class I SAM-dependent methyltransferase, which translates to MARMKATYLAPAIGQYLIAHTTQPDDVLDALAMETREATGDRAVMQLAPDQGPFLTMITQLSRARNAVEVGTFTGYSAICLARGLAPGGRLTCFDISEEWTAIAQRYWDKAGVADRVELRIGPAAERLEELPAGQEVDLAFIDADKAGYPVYYEILLSRLVPGGLILVDNTLWNGHVADPTVDDDDTRAIREFNDMVMADGRVTSLMLPIADGLTMIRKH; encoded by the coding sequence ATGGCCCGCATGAAGGCGACCTATCTGGCTCCGGCCATCGGGCAATACCTGATCGCGCACACCACCCAGCCGGACGACGTCCTCGACGCGCTCGCCATGGAGACCCGCGAGGCCACCGGCGACAGGGCGGTCATGCAGCTCGCCCCCGACCAGGGGCCGTTCCTCACGATGATCACACAGCTCAGCCGGGCGCGGAACGCGGTGGAGGTGGGCACCTTCACCGGCTACTCCGCCATCTGCCTCGCCCGGGGCCTGGCCCCCGGCGGCAGGCTGACCTGCTTCGACATCAGCGAGGAGTGGACGGCGATCGCCCAGCGCTACTGGGACAAGGCCGGGGTCGCCGACCGCGTCGAGCTCAGGATCGGCCCGGCCGCCGAGCGCCTGGAGGAGCTGCCCGCCGGACAGGAGGTGGACCTGGCGTTCATCGACGCCGACAAGGCCGGCTATCCCGTCTACTACGAGATCCTGCTGTCCCGCCTGGTCCCGGGCGGCCTGATCCTCGTCGACAACACCCTGTGGAACGGGCACGTCGCCGACCCCACTGTCGACGACGACGACACCCGCGCCATCCGCGAGTTCAACGACATGGTCATGGCCGACGGCCGCGTCACCTCGCTGATGCTCCCCATCGCCGACGGGCTCACCATGATTCGAAAGCACTGA
- a CDS encoding heparinase II/III domain-containing protein, producing MRRRTTPLILSFILLVTCGAAVGTAEAADKVKRTAECQGDWLPATPTAPDIMNGELEFLDLAPVKVGKDVNWRTDPYRNRSWSMVFHSLRWMGRLVADYETTGQAAYLTRATEIARDWVADNPRRGARTSPYAWQEHPIALRAPALVCLSKHVSASWLTGSLAEHAKMLSDPSLYEKGHNHGIDQDIALLGIGCRYGNSKWSALAVKRLTETVKLDVDSQGALREQAPRYAIYVYERLKVAMDGMKACGRKVPGEITRRWESLEDFISHSTQPNGFMVPIGDGGADVRPVGYDHPKKTVRVFGNGYVYGRTAWDKPESAFYSIRFGPGQKYHGHEDHLGVTYYAQGRDVLVDVGFHSYENNAYRRWTMSPEAHNVPSVVGAGFRNKTATALSKSSIGESRQSYRLTDRAYGVPRTRSVLVNHEEDVMAVLDTVPRGSRIRNLWHFAPDLSTVSNSGGQVVVKDKVGWKATLVQVAMPSCKPVSGLKVVRGGQSPYQGWVSPAYLQKQAAPAVVSPASPDSLLTVVVPGTDKPSLSCAGGKVSLETSKGSVSFRVSGSDLS from the coding sequence GTGCGCCGCCGCACCACACCACTCATCCTCTCGTTCATCCTCCTCGTGACCTGCGGCGCGGCGGTCGGCACAGCGGAGGCCGCAGACAAGGTCAAACGCACGGCCGAGTGCCAGGGCGACTGGTTACCGGCGACACCGACCGCTCCGGACATCATGAACGGCGAGCTGGAGTTCCTGGATCTGGCCCCGGTGAAGGTCGGCAAGGACGTCAACTGGCGTACCGACCCCTACCGCAACCGCTCGTGGAGCATGGTCTTCCACTCCCTGCGCTGGATGGGCCGCCTGGTCGCCGACTACGAGACGACCGGGCAGGCGGCCTATCTGACCCGTGCCACCGAGATCGCCAGGGACTGGGTGGCGGACAACCCCCGCCGAGGCGCCAGGACCAGCCCGTACGCCTGGCAGGAGCACCCGATCGCGCTGCGCGCCCCCGCGCTGGTCTGCCTCAGCAAGCACGTCAGCGCGTCCTGGCTGACCGGCAGCCTGGCCGAGCACGCCAAGATGCTGTCCGACCCGAGCCTGTACGAGAAGGGCCACAACCACGGGATCGACCAGGACATCGCGCTGCTGGGCATCGGCTGCCGCTACGGCAACAGCAAGTGGTCCGCTCTCGCCGTCAAGCGGCTGACCGAGACGGTGAAGCTCGACGTCGACTCCCAGGGGGCGCTGCGCGAGCAGGCCCCGCGCTACGCGATCTACGTCTACGAGCGGCTCAAGGTCGCGATGGACGGGATGAAGGCGTGCGGCCGGAAGGTGCCCGGCGAGATCACCCGGCGCTGGGAGTCGCTGGAGGACTTCATCTCCCACTCCACCCAGCCCAACGGGTTCATGGTCCCGATCGGGGACGGCGGCGCGGATGTGCGGCCGGTCGGCTACGACCACCCGAAGAAGACCGTGCGGGTGTTCGGCAACGGCTACGTCTACGGGCGCACCGCCTGGGACAAGCCCGAGTCGGCGTTCTACTCCATCCGCTTCGGCCCCGGCCAGAAGTATCACGGCCACGAGGACCATCTCGGCGTGACCTACTACGCCCAGGGCCGCGACGTCCTGGTCGACGTGGGCTTCCACTCCTACGAGAACAACGCCTACCGCCGCTGGACGATGTCCCCGGAGGCGCACAACGTCCCGTCCGTCGTCGGCGCCGGGTTCCGCAACAAGACGGCCACCGCCCTGAGTAAATCCTCGATCGGGGAGAGCCGGCAGAGCTACCGGCTGACCGACAGGGCCTACGGCGTGCCCAGGACCCGCTCGGTGCTGGTCAACCACGAGGAGGACGTGATGGCCGTGCTCGACACGGTCCCCCGGGGCTCCCGGATCCGTAACCTCTGGCACTTCGCCCCCGACCTGTCCACCGTGTCGAACAGCGGCGGCCAGGTCGTGGTCAAGGACAAGGTGGGCTGGAAGGCGACGCTGGTCCAGGTGGCGATGCCCTCCTGCAAGCCGGTGAGCGGGCTGAAGGTGGTCCGCGGCGGGCAGAGCCCCTACCAGGGCTGGGTCTCCCCCGCCTACCTGCAGAAGCAGGCCGCCCCCGCGGTCGTCTCCCCCGCCTCGCCCGACTCGCTGCTGACCGTCGTGGTGCCGGGCACCGACAAGCCCTCGCTCTCCTGCGCCGGAGGCAAGGTGAGCCTGGAGACGTCCAAGGGCTCGGTCAGCTTCCGGGTCAGCGGCTCCGACCTCTCCTGA
- a CDS encoding Uma2 family endonuclease, with protein MAKVLDRPTADPPHEDLRDELARRLPEMCESLPDRRVELINGRIVVRELPTDSHNDIVFWLITQLVGIVTERGWKIWPDIKLHLGPQADRYRPDLTVVPPNPRMWDKNEVYGDVTLLVVEVVSPSSSNDDHVIKPQGCAQAGVPLYLVVDAFDEQVRLLSRPSQKGYQREVIVKLGGSLDLPEPWNLTIDTDGLPGT; from the coding sequence ATGGCCAAAGTTCTGGATCGACCGACCGCGGATCCACCGCATGAGGATCTCCGCGACGAGCTCGCGAGACGGCTGCCTGAGATGTGCGAAAGTCTGCCCGACCGGCGCGTCGAGCTCATCAACGGCCGGATCGTGGTGAGGGAGTTGCCAACCGACAGCCACAACGACATCGTCTTCTGGCTCATCACCCAGCTCGTCGGCATCGTGACCGAGCGGGGCTGGAAGATCTGGCCCGACATCAAGCTCCACCTGGGCCCACAGGCCGATCGATACCGCCCTGATCTCACCGTCGTGCCACCCAATCCCAGGATGTGGGACAAGAACGAGGTCTACGGCGACGTCACCCTACTCGTGGTGGAGGTGGTCTCCCCGAGCAGCAGCAACGACGATCACGTCATCAAGCCGCAGGGCTGCGCACAGGCGGGCGTGCCGCTCTATCTCGTCGTCGACGCCTTCGACGAGCAGGTGCGGCTCCTCAGCCGCCCCAGCCAGAAGGGGTACCAGCGAGAGGTCATCGTCAAGCTCGGCGGCTCTCTCGACCTGCCGGAGCCGTGGAACTTGACCATCGACACCGACGGTCTGCCCGGGACGTAG
- a CDS encoding branched-chain amino acid aminotransferase has protein sequence MTTAQKLSFDVQLSDHARTAAERERVLADPGFGQTFTDHMISIDYTEGEGWHDARLMPYGPLSLDPATAVFHYAQELFEGLKAYRQEGGAIASFRPYANAARFNLSAARMAMPELPEETFVESLELLVQTDREWVPTTPGHSLYLRPFMIATQPALGVNYPSRTYRYMVIASPAAAYFGAGRPVSVWLSTEYTRAAPGGTGFAKCGGNYAAAFVAQRQAVEQGCDQVVWLDASEHRYVEEMGGMNLFFVYGDRLLTPALTGTLLPGITRDSILSLASDLGLTAEEGRLSIEEWQSGAESGELTEVFACGTAAVVTPVGSVKGADRAWTIGDGTQGPVTSRIREELVGIQYGSRPDAHSWVHKIC, from the coding sequence ATGACCACCGCTCAGAAGCTCAGCTTCGACGTGCAGCTCTCCGACCACGCTCGCACCGCAGCCGAGCGTGAGCGGGTACTGGCGGATCCCGGATTCGGGCAGACCTTCACCGATCACATGATCTCGATCGACTACACCGAGGGGGAGGGCTGGCACGACGCGCGGCTCATGCCGTACGGCCCGCTGAGCCTGGATCCGGCGACGGCGGTCTTCCACTACGCGCAGGAGCTCTTCGAGGGCCTGAAGGCCTACCGCCAGGAGGGCGGCGCGATCGCGTCTTTCCGCCCCTACGCCAACGCCGCCCGGTTCAACCTGTCGGCGGCGCGGATGGCCATGCCGGAGCTGCCCGAGGAGACGTTCGTCGAGTCGCTGGAGCTCCTCGTCCAGACCGACCGCGAGTGGGTCCCCACGACCCCGGGCCACAGCCTCTACCTGCGTCCCTTCATGATCGCCACGCAGCCCGCCCTCGGCGTCAACTACCCTTCCCGGACCTACCGCTACATGGTGATCGCCTCCCCGGCGGCCGCCTACTTCGGCGCGGGCAGGCCCGTCTCGGTCTGGCTGTCCACCGAATACACCCGCGCCGCCCCCGGTGGCACCGGCTTCGCCAAGTGCGGCGGCAACTACGCGGCGGCCTTCGTCGCCCAGCGCCAGGCCGTCGAGCAGGGCTGTGACCAGGTGGTCTGGCTCGACGCGAGCGAGCACCGCTACGTCGAGGAGATGGGCGGGATGAACCTGTTCTTCGTCTACGGCGACCGCCTGCTCACTCCGGCCCTCACCGGCACGCTCCTGCCCGGCATCACCCGCGACTCGATCCTCTCCCTCGCCTCCGACCTGGGCCTGACCGCTGAGGAGGGGCGCCTGTCGATCGAGGAGTGGCAGTCGGGCGCCGAGTCCGGCGAGCTCACCGAGGTCTTCGCCTGCGGCACCGCGGCGGTCGTGACCCCGGTCGGCTCGGTCAAGGGCGCCGACCGCGCCTGGACGATCGGCGACGGCACCCAGGGCCCCGTCACCTCCAGGATCCGCGAGGAACTGGTCGGCATCCAGTACGGCTCCCGCCCCGACGCGCACAGCTGGGTCCACAAGATCTGCTGA
- a CDS encoding 3-isopropylmalate dehydrogenase — protein MDSRNIRLAVIPGDGIGVEVVTEALKVLEAVGTKVETTTYDLGAKRYHKTGETLPDAVLDELRGYDAILLGAIGDPSVPPGILERDLLLKLRFELDHYVNLRPVKLFPGVETPLGKARPEDIDMIVVREGTESLYAGAGGVLRRGTPHEVATQESLNTAFGVERVVRYAFDKALSRPRKKLTLVHKTNVLTYAGDLWARTFDRVSLEYPDVTTDYCHVDAASMFFVTQPERFDVIVTDNLFGDIITDIGAAVAGGIGLAASGNVNPDRTAPSMFEPVHGSAPDIAGQGKADPTATILSVAMLLDHLGLTAEAAKVEQAVADDLVERLTGWAGRTTHEIGDDITARVTG, from the coding sequence ATGGATTCGCGCAACATTCGCCTGGCAGTCATCCCCGGGGACGGGATCGGAGTCGAGGTCGTCACCGAGGCCCTGAAGGTCCTCGAAGCGGTCGGCACGAAGGTGGAGACCACCACCTACGACCTCGGCGCCAAGCGGTATCACAAGACCGGTGAGACCCTTCCCGACGCGGTCCTGGACGAGCTGCGCGGATACGACGCGATCCTGCTCGGTGCGATCGGCGACCCCAGCGTGCCCCCGGGCATCCTGGAGCGCGACCTGCTGCTCAAGCTCCGCTTCGAGCTCGACCACTACGTGAACCTCCGCCCGGTCAAGCTCTTCCCCGGCGTCGAGACCCCGTTGGGCAAGGCCCGTCCCGAGGACATCGACATGATCGTCGTCCGCGAGGGCACCGAGAGCCTCTACGCGGGAGCCGGTGGCGTGCTGCGCCGGGGCACCCCGCACGAGGTCGCCACGCAGGAGTCGCTGAACACCGCCTTCGGCGTCGAGCGGGTCGTCCGCTACGCCTTCGACAAGGCGCTCAGCCGGCCGCGCAAGAAGCTGACGCTGGTCCACAAGACCAACGTGCTCACCTACGCCGGTGACCTCTGGGCCCGCACCTTCGACCGGGTCAGCCTGGAATACCCCGACGTCACGACCGACTACTGCCACGTCGACGCCGCCTCGATGTTCTTCGTCACACAGCCGGAGCGCTTCGACGTGATCGTCACCGACAACCTCTTCGGCGACATCATCACCGACATCGGCGCCGCCGTCGCCGGCGGCATCGGCCTGGCGGCCAGCGGCAACGTCAACCCCGACCGCACCGCGCCGAGCATGTTCGAGCCGGTCCACGGCAGCGCCCCCGACATCGCGGGGCAGGGCAAGGCCGACCCGACCGCGACGATCTTGTCGGTCGCCATGCTCCTGGACCACCTCGGCCTGACCGCCGAGGCCGCCAAGGTCGAGCAGGCCGTGGCCGACGACCTCGTCGAGCGGCTGACCGGCTGGGCCGGCCGGACCACCCACGAGATCGGCGACGACATCACCGCCCGAGTAACCGGCTGA